Proteins found in one Actinokineospora alba genomic segment:
- the secA2 gene encoding accessory Sec system translocase SecA2, producing the protein MAAFLTRVKSLFQHLMERPSTVDLKKYTEVLTSIEWREERVAKLTDAELTEAAGELREKALGGLDAHGMVELCALGREAARRGLDQRPYDMQLVGAMELLHGRVVEMGTGEGKTLAGALAAAGYALQGRAVHVMSVNDYLARRDAEWMAPVYELLGVSVGWVDQESTPGERRIAYGKDVTYGAVSEIGFDVLRDRLCTDVEDLVHREPDVALIDEADSVLVDEARVPLVMAGSTEDSQGDPEVAAIVRTLRPGRDYERDEDNRNAWLTSRGAKVVEKALGDIDLYSGDHSDRLAAVNAALHAHALLQRDVDYIVRDGKVHLINTSRGRIALLQRWPDGLQAAVEAKERLDPTESGEVLDSISVQGLVGRYQRVCGMTGTATAVSEQLREFYDLKVSVIPPNKPCVRVDEPDRIYDTVEAKETALVAEIVEQHESGRPILVGTLDVAESERISEKLTEAGVTTVVLNAKNDAEEAAIVADAGAHAAVTVSTQMAGRGTDIKLGGADGDEDDHDKVADLGGLFVIASGHYSSSRLDNQLRGRSGRQGDPGRSVVFASLGDDLIAQYAPDATAGADPAEDGRLEDQTSKRYLEHAQRVAEGVHLDIHRNTWRYTRLIEHQRGLVLAYRDDVLRTDLAAEQLKEQCPDRWEKLAEDVPEEVLTTAARQILLFHLDQRWSRHLAFLSDVRETIHLRALARETPIDEFHRAAIGEFKGILKEIRESAVETFEEAEITADGVDLAAAGLRRPTSTWTYLVHDNPFDSDAEQALQRVRAAIRNVKAGKG; encoded by the coding sequence GTGGCTGCGTTTCTGACACGGGTCAAGAGCCTGTTCCAGCACTTGATGGAACGGCCCTCGACGGTCGACCTCAAGAAGTACACCGAGGTCCTTACCTCCATCGAGTGGCGGGAAGAGCGGGTCGCGAAGCTCACCGACGCCGAGCTGACCGAGGCCGCGGGCGAGCTTCGGGAAAAGGCGCTGGGCGGGCTCGACGCGCACGGCATGGTCGAGCTGTGCGCGCTCGGCCGCGAAGCCGCGCGCCGCGGCCTGGACCAGCGGCCCTACGACATGCAGCTGGTCGGCGCCATGGAGCTGCTGCACGGCCGGGTGGTCGAGATGGGCACCGGTGAGGGCAAGACGCTCGCGGGCGCGCTGGCCGCCGCCGGGTACGCGCTGCAGGGCCGCGCGGTGCACGTCATGTCGGTCAACGACTACCTGGCCCGCCGCGACGCCGAGTGGATGGCGCCGGTGTACGAGCTGCTGGGCGTGTCCGTGGGCTGGGTCGACCAGGAGTCGACCCCCGGCGAGCGGCGCATCGCCTACGGCAAGGACGTCACCTACGGCGCGGTCAGCGAGATCGGCTTCGACGTGCTGCGCGACCGGCTGTGCACCGACGTCGAGGACCTGGTCCACCGCGAACCCGACGTGGCGCTGATCGACGAGGCCGACTCGGTGCTGGTCGACGAGGCCAGGGTGCCGCTGGTGATGGCCGGGTCCACCGAGGACTCCCAGGGCGACCCGGAGGTCGCCGCGATCGTGCGCACGCTGCGCCCGGGCCGCGACTACGAGCGCGACGAGGACAACCGCAACGCCTGGCTGACCAGCCGCGGCGCGAAGGTGGTGGAGAAGGCCCTCGGCGACATCGACCTGTACTCCGGCGACCACAGCGACCGGCTCGCCGCGGTCAACGCCGCCCTGCACGCGCACGCGCTGCTGCAGCGCGACGTCGACTACATCGTGCGCGACGGCAAGGTGCACCTGATCAACACCTCCCGCGGCCGGATCGCGCTGCTGCAGCGCTGGCCCGACGGGCTGCAGGCCGCGGTCGAGGCCAAGGAGCGGCTCGACCCGACCGAGAGCGGCGAGGTGCTCGACTCGATCTCCGTGCAGGGTCTTGTGGGCCGCTACCAGCGGGTCTGCGGCATGACCGGCACCGCGACCGCGGTCAGCGAGCAGCTGCGCGAGTTCTATGACCTCAAGGTGTCGGTGATCCCGCCGAACAAGCCGTGCGTGCGGGTCGACGAGCCCGACCGGATCTACGACACGGTCGAGGCCAAGGAGACCGCGCTGGTCGCCGAGATCGTCGAGCAGCACGAGAGCGGCCGTCCGATCCTGGTCGGCACGCTCGACGTGGCCGAGTCGGAGCGGATCTCGGAGAAGCTGACCGAGGCCGGGGTGACCACGGTCGTCCTCAACGCGAAGAACGACGCGGAGGAAGCCGCGATCGTCGCCGACGCGGGTGCGCACGCGGCGGTCACGGTGTCCACCCAGATGGCCGGGCGCGGCACCGACATCAAGCTCGGCGGCGCGGACGGCGACGAGGACGACCACGACAAGGTCGCCGACCTGGGCGGGCTCTTCGTCATCGCCTCCGGGCACTACTCCAGCAGCAGGCTCGACAACCAGCTGCGCGGCCGGTCCGGCCGCCAGGGCGACCCGGGGCGCTCGGTGGTGTTCGCCAGCCTCGGCGACGACCTGATCGCCCAGTACGCGCCGGACGCCACCGCGGGCGCCGACCCGGCCGAGGACGGCAGACTCGAGGACCAGACCTCGAAGCGGTACCTCGAGCACGCGCAGCGGGTCGCCGAGGGCGTGCACCTCGACATCCACCGCAACACCTGGCGCTACACCCGGCTCATCGAGCACCAGCGCGGCCTGGTCCTGGCCTATCGCGACGACGTCCTGCGCACCGACCTCGCCGCCGAGCAGCTCAAAGAACAGTGCCCGGACCGGTGGGAGAAGCTGGCCGAGGACGTCCCGGAGGAGGTCCTGACGACCGCGGCCCGGCAGATCCTGCTGTTCCACCTCGACCAGCGCTGGTCTCGGCATCTGGCGTTCCTGTCCGACGTGCGGGAGACCATCCACCTGCGCGCGCTGGCCAGGGAGACCCCGATCGACGAGTTCCACCGCGCGGCGATCGGCGAGTTCAAGGGAATCCTCAAGGAGATCCGCGAGTCGGCGGTCGAGACGTTCGAGGAGGCCGAGATCACCGCCGATGGCGTCGACCTGGCCGCCGCCGGACTGCGCAGGCCGACGTCGACGTGGACCTACCTGGTGCACGACAATCCGTTCGACTCCGACGCGGAGCAGGCACTGCAGCGAGTCCGGGCGGCCATCAGGAACGTGAAGGCCGGGAAGGGCTAG
- a CDS encoding RNA-guided endonuclease InsQ/TnpB family protein codes for MHARYRYRIEPTAAQRSLLARTFGCARVVFNDAVRYRDACYQAGMRVNPTDVQRKVITLAKGTEERAWLADVASVALVQSLRDAHRAYTNFFDSLNGRRNGQRMGRPRLKSRKDNRQSFRLTRNGFTLRPNRRLYLAKIGEVKVRWSRDLPSEPSSVTIIREPDGHYYASFAVALAPTPLPPVEREAGIDLGIRRLATVADTAGGRGEIANPKHLARKQRKLARLEREKARRAKGGRNRAKSTRSVAIVHGKVSRARRDYHHKQALALIRDNQAVHVEDLNVAGMVRNRRLAKAIHDAGWAQFVRLLQEKAERHGRAVVKVSRWLPSSKTCSACGHVRDDLPLKIREWTCHECAAVHDRDHNAARNILAAGLAERLNACGAHVSPPSEEAVGAEAGSTYAARPRGACQGSQTSPSRPSRS; via the coding sequence GTGCACGCCAGGTATCGGTATCGGATCGAGCCCACTGCGGCTCAACGCTCTCTGCTGGCGCGCACGTTCGGGTGTGCGCGGGTGGTGTTCAACGATGCCGTCCGCTACAGGGACGCCTGCTACCAGGCTGGTATGCGCGTCAATCCAACCGACGTGCAGCGCAAGGTCATCACTCTGGCCAAGGGGACAGAGGAACGAGCCTGGCTCGCTGACGTGGCCTCTGTTGCTCTGGTGCAGTCGTTGCGCGATGCGCATCGCGCCTACACGAATTTCTTCGACTCGCTCAATGGTCGACGTAACGGCCAACGGATGGGGCGTCCTCGATTGAAGTCGCGCAAAGACAACAGGCAGTCGTTTCGGCTCACTCGCAATGGGTTCACGTTGCGCCCCAACCGCCGGTTATACCTTGCGAAGATCGGCGAGGTGAAAGTCCGCTGGTCCAGGGACCTACCGTCGGAACCGTCCTCGGTGACGATCATCCGGGAGCCGGACGGGCACTACTACGCTTCTTTCGCGGTCGCGCTCGCGCCGACTCCGTTGCCTCCGGTCGAGCGGGAAGCAGGTATCGATCTCGGGATCCGCAGGCTGGCGACAGTCGCCGACACCGCCGGTGGACGCGGAGAGATCGCCAACCCGAAGCATCTCGCGCGAAAGCAGCGGAAGCTTGCCCGCCTTGAACGTGAGAAGGCCCGAAGGGCGAAAGGTGGGCGTAACCGGGCAAAGTCGACACGCAGTGTCGCGATTGTGCACGGCAAGGTCTCCCGTGCGCGGCGCGATTACCACCACAAGCAGGCCCTGGCATTGATTCGCGACAACCAAGCGGTCCATGTCGAGGACTTGAACGTCGCTGGGATGGTTCGCAATCGTCGATTGGCGAAGGCAATCCATGACGCGGGATGGGCGCAGTTCGTCCGCCTGTTGCAGGAGAAGGCCGAACGCCACGGGCGCGCCGTGGTCAAGGTGTCGCGATGGCTGCCCAGTTCGAAGACGTGCTCCGCGTGTGGGCACGTCAGGGATGACCTGCCGTTGAAAATCCGCGAGTGGACGTGTCATGAGTGCGCGGCCGTGCACGACCGTGATCACAACGCCGCACGCAACATTCTCGCCGCCGGGCTGGCGGAGAGGTTAAACGCCTGTGGAGCCCACGTAAGTCCTCCCAGCGAGGAGGCTGTGGGCGCGGAAGCAGGAAGCACCTACGCGGCGCGGCCGCGTGGAGCATGTCAAGGGAGTCAGACTAGCCCTTCCCGGCCTTCACGTTCCTGA